The Sulfurospirillum deleyianum DSM 6946 nucleotide sequence CTCTTCACTAATGCTATCTGTCCCTTTGATAACAATATAAGCAAAAATACCCTCACCTTTAATCGGATCAGGTCGTCCAACAACCGCAACCTCCGCCACGTTCTCATGATGACCTAGTACCGCTTCAATCTCAGCCGTTCCAATTCTATGACCTGAAACGTTAATGACATCATCCGTTCGACCTGTAATGACAATGTACCCATCATCATCGTACATCGCCCCATCGCCTGAGAAATAAACAGGCTTGCCATCTTTTTTACAGTCTCCAAAATAAGACTTCACAAATCGGTCACTATCGCCCCAGATATTGCGAATCATGGATGGCCAAGGCTTTGTGATACACAAGAATCCTTTTTCACCTTTTGGCGTTGGATTGCCATTTTCATCAATAATCTCCGCTTTAATACCAGGAAGTGGGAAAGTTGCAGAGCCTGGTTTAATCGGTGTCGCACCAGGCAATGGCGTAATCATATGACCACCTGTCTCCGTTTGCCACCATGTATCAACGATAGGACATTTCCCTCCACCGATTTGCTCATAGTACCACATCCACGCATCAGGGTTAATCGGCTCACCCACCGTTCCTAAGACCTTTAAAGAGCTTAAATCATACTTACTAGGTGCATCCGCTCCCTCTTTATGCAACAAACGAATCGCTGTGGGTGCGGTATAAAACTGATTGACCCTATGCTCGTCAATCATACTCCACCAACGACCCACGTCTGGGAAGGTTGGAACACCCTCGTACATAATGGTCGTCGCACCCATTGCCAAAGGTCCATAGACGATATACGTATGCCCCGTAATCCAACCCACGTCTGCCGTACACCAGAACGTATCATTTTCTTTCACATCAAAAACATGCTCCATCGTGTATTGCGCCCAAAGAATGTACCCCGCACTTGAGTGTTGTACTCCTTTGGGTTTTCCTGTACTGCCTGAAGTATAAAGTAAAAAAAGAGGGTCTTCCGCATCCATCCATTCAGGCTCACAATACTTTGACTCTTGCATGACAATCTCATTGTAAACATAGTCTCGACCACGAACATATTCAATGTCTTCAAAATTACGTTGAACAATCAAAACCTTTTCACAGCACTCACACCCCTCACGAAGTGCCTCATCGACAACGGGTTTTAACATGTAAGGCTTACCACGACGAAACGCACCATCGGCGGTAATGACCAATTTTGCTTGTGCATCTTGAATTCTATCTCTTAGCGCATCAGCAGAAAATCCACCAAAAACAACCGAGTGAATCGCTCCAATCTTAGCACACGCCAACATCGCAAACGCCGCTTCAGGAATCATCGGCATGTAAAGGACAACACGGTCGCCTTTTTGAATTCCAAACTTATTGCGTAACAAGTTTGCCAAACGATTCACACGATAAAAAAGTTGAAGATACGTGATGATGCGTCGAGTCCCATCTTCACCCTCCCAGATAATAGCCGCTTTGTTTTTACGTGAGTTAAGATGACGCCCTAAACATTGGTGGGTAACATTGAGTTTTCCACCTTCAAACCATTTATAAAATGGAGCATTATCTTCATTGAGTACCCTATCATAAGGCTTAAACCACTCAATTTTCTCACGGGCTAATTTATCCCAGTACCCTTCAAAATCTTCATCGGCTTGAATACAAAGCTCTTTATACTCACACATATTTTTAATACGTGCTTGTTTACTCAACGCTCTGTTTGGTTCAAAAAGTTGTGACATTTTTTCTATCCTTTCGATAATATTAGACTTCTAACAAAACACGACTAGTCTCAATCATGTTTTGACAAAAGTCTCACAGGCATAAACCTTGCCTGTGAGTACCAAAGCATTAGTGGCTTGATGCGCCTTCCGCACCAATGCCTGTTTGTGAGCGAATAAACTGATGCTCATACGCTGCATGTTCTCGTTTTGCATCCTCGCTATTATCCATCAAAGAAAACAACCAGATACCAACAAACGCTATCGTGACTGAGAAAATCGCTGGGTTTCCATAAGGATAAATCGCTGTTTTATAGCCTAAAATATCCACCCAAACCGCTTTACTTAACACAACCAAAACGACCGCTGTTAAAAGACCTAAACCTCCACCCCACACAGCACCTTTGGTTGTAAGCTTACCCCAAAACATTGACAAGAAAAGAATTGGGAAGTTTGCACTCGCCGCAATCGCAAACGCAAGTCCAACCATAAACGCAATGTTCTGTTTCTCAAACGCAATTCCTAAAATAATCGCCAAAATACCTAAAGCAATCGTAGAGTATTTTGAGACTTTCATCTCAGTAACCTCATCCGCTCTACCTCTGGCAAAAACATTCGAATACAAGTCATGACTGACCGCACTCGCTCCTGCTAAGGTTAAGCCTGAAACAACCGCCAAAATCGTTGCAAACGCTACTGCGGAGATAAATCCTAAGAAAATATTACCACCAATCGCATGGGATGTATGAATCGCTGCCATATTGCCACCACCAATGATGCCACCTTTGATTGTATCAAGGTACTCAGGATTGCCTGTTAAAAGAACCACCGCACCAAAACCAATGATGAAGGTTAAGATGTAAAAATACCCAATAAACCCTGTCGCAACAAAGACCGATTTTCGTGCTTCTTTGGCATCACTAACCGTAAAGAAACGCATCAAGATATGTGGAAGACCTGCGGTTCCAAACATCAACGCAATGCCTAAACTTATAGCAGAGATAGGATCACTTACCAACCCACCTGGAGCCATAATAGCATTTGTTTTTTTAAGCTCAACCGCTTTAGCAAATAAGCTCTCAAAACTAAATCCAACTTTGTACATAATCATAATTGCCATAAAGGTTGCCCCTGAGAGCAATAAAACCGCTTTAATGATTTGTACCCATGTTGTAGCGAGCATTCCACCAAATGTTACATAAAGTATCATCAAAATGCCTACCATAACAACCGCATATTCATAATCCATACCAAACAAGATTTGAATCAACTGTCCCGCACCCACCATCTGCGCAATCAAATACAGCGCAACCGTAGCCAAAGAACCCGATGCCGCAAGGGTACGAATAGGCGTTTGTTTCAAACGGTACGATGCCACATCTGAAAAGGTGTATTTCCCTAAGTTTCTAAGCTGTTCAGCCACCAAGAAAAGGATGATTGGCCAACCGACTAAAAAGCCAATGGAATAGATTAAACCATCAAAACCTTTCATGTAAACCAGTCCTGAAATTCCAAGAAACGATGCTGCGGACATATAATCTCCCGCAATGGCTAAACCATTTTGAAAGCCTGTAATACCTCCACCAGCAGTATAAAAATCTTTCGCTGTTTTGGTACGACGTGCCGCCCAATAGGTAATACCCAGTGTTGCCAAAACAAAAATTAAAAACATAACAATCGCTGAAACATTTAAATCACGTTTACCGCTAAATTGCGCATCTGCCGCAAAAAGAACACTCGAAAGTGTGAAAAATAAAATACCCCATTTCATTTTGCACCCCTTAGTTCTTCTTTAATTTGATGGGTTAAGTCATCAAATTCTCCGTTGGCTCTTTGCGTATAAATTCCTGTTAATACAAAAGCAATCAGAATAACCCCAATCCCAATGGGAATACCCACCGTGGTAACACCTTCTCCTATTTTAATGGCAAAAAGATGAGGAGAAAAAGCAATTACAAGAATAAATGCATAGTAAACAACTAGCATCACTATGGCAAGCTTCCAAGCAAAACGACTTCTTTTTTGCACCAGTTCTGCAAATTTTGGGTTAGTTTTGACTTTATCGTAGATATTTTCACTCATAAATGCTCCTTCTTAAAGTTTGTGACCGACCTTAAAATTCAAGGTCGGCTTTTAATGTCACAAGGTCATTCTAAAAGAGCAACATAGCATTATCGTAGCATTTGAAAATTATGTGTAATTTTGTAAAAACTTATCTTTTATATGGGTAAATTAGTAACATTTATCCTTTTTTCTCTGGATAATATCGCTCTATTTTATAACCTACCCCTTTAAGATTGATAATGAAATCTTCTTTTAAAAGTTTACGAAAACGGCTTATTTCAGCCCTAATTGTGGCATTATCAACAGGTTCATCGTTCCAGACATAACTGCGGAATTTTTCGAAGTCCACCACTACCCCTATATTTTCGCACAATAATGTTACTATTTGTAACTGTTTTTTTGTCAAAATTTGCACATTATTGTTGTAAAAAAGCATCTGCTCCTCTTTGGAAAAAACGTATTTTGAACTTAAAATGACATGCTGTAAATGTTTAATTTCATAGGCTTTTTTAATTTTATCAATACGAAGTCCCAACTCTTTAAGATGGAACGGCTTTTTAAGATAATCCGAAGCCCCCAACTCAAACGCTCTGCTAATGTCATCAATTTCAACATTCGCACTGATAAAAATGGTCGGATAAGCTTTTTCTGCCTCATTGAGAGCCTTTAAAAGAGCCAATCCATTCATTTTAGGAATATTAATATCTAAAATCAAAAGATCAAACACTCCCTCTGCAATCGCACTATACGCTTCTTCCCCATTTCCAAAAGCAATGACTTTATGCCCAAGTCCTTCCAAATACTCCTCAATCGAACTTCGCAACATCGACTCATCTTCAAGCAGTAAAATCTTCATCTTTTTCCTTTTTAAAACGATACAAAAAGCGTGTTCTCTCCTCATTGGACATCACCTCAATACCCACACCATGCATATCACATATCTCTTTAACGATGTTTAGTCCAAGCCCAAAACCACCGCGTGCGACATCTTCTCTGTAATACCTATCAAACAATTTTTCGGGAGAACGAATCATCTCACCGCAATTTTCAACCGAAAAGACAATGGCATCCTTCTCTTCATAGAGCCTAACCTCTACCGCATTATTTTCATAACTATACTTAATGGCATTGGAGATATTATTGTCACAAATACGCTGTAATTCAATTTCATTAAAGACAATAAACAAATCAGAAGCGATTTCTGTTTTGATTTCTAACTTATTTCCCTCCGCAACATCTTCAAAATAGGCAACCCGCTGCATCAAAAAGCTTGAAAAATCCACCATTGTTTTTTCATACACCACTCTGTCTTTTTTGACAATGTACTCCAAATCCCCGTAAATATTATCAAGCACCTTCACCGCCGCTTCAATTTTGAGTAAATAGCGATTTTTCTCATATTTGAGATTGTACAAATCAATGTTCATCAAAATAATAGAAAGGGGAGTGTTAATTTCATGAATAGCATTTTTAATAAAACGATCTTGTTTTTCTAAAAGTTCTTTTGTGTATTCAACCGATTGCTTCAGTGCGTGTGTTTTTTGCACCACAATCTCTTCAAGGGAGCTATTTAATCCCACTAAAGCGCCATTTTGACTCTTGATTTGCTCAATCATCACATTGGCTTGTGCCACAATCTCTTGAAACTCTTTAAATTTAATTTTGCTGGTATCAATAAATTCATAATTGAGTGAAGCTTTTTTAAATGAAGCAATGATAAAGCGAATTTCTCGCCCTATCAATTCACTGACATAACGGTACTCTATGGTACTTACCAAATACAAAAAGAGTGTCAGCATATAAATTTTCAAAACAAAATCAATAATCTTATCTTCATACGCTTTTTCATTGTGGGATAAAACATCTTCAATCCCTTGCATCTGCACACCACTTCCTAAAACCAACGCCAAAGGCTCAAAATTCTCCCGTACAACGCTCTCATTCAAAGGCGTTTCAGTAGGATACTCGCTGGAAGTATAAAGTAATTGCCCCTGTTCTTTTTGAATAAAAATATAATGATGCGCTGCAAGATGCGCCATTAACGCACGGACATCTTCGAGTACTTTTTTCTCAATGACACCCTCTTCTTCATGCTTACTTTGTTCAAAACGATAACGGACGATGTCGCTTAAAAGACGTAAATTAGCTAAAGCGCTTTTATGTTGTTCCTCTTTATAACGCACTTTAAGCGCTTCATTTTCTGCTTTAAACGAAAGATATTCATTGATAATAATAAACCCCGCAAACACAAAAGCAAAGAGAGCGGCAAACAACAGTGCCATAAGATTAATCTGTTTAATGCTTTTATTATTTTTATCTCGAAGTAACACAAAAGTCCTTTACATGTAAAGAGTAATGGCGACTATTTTACTCTTTTTTCTTCAAAAAAACGATGGCACATTTTGGTATAATAAAATCCCTAATTACTCCACGAAGGAAATCCAATGAAACGACGTATACCCGCAGAATGGGAAGAGCAAGAGGCTTTACTGGTTGTGTTTCCTCCAAAACAGAGCGACTGGGCACACTCGATTAAAGAGATTCATCAAACCTATGTCGAATTTATTGGTAAGATTGCCCGCTTTCAAAAATGTCTTGTGATTTGTGAAGATAAAACCGCTCTTGCAAACCTGCTTCCAAACTTGCAAAATATTGAGCTTATTGAGATGCCAACCAACGATACATGGATTCGTGATTTTGGAGGCATTAACATCTATAAAAATCACAAACGTCGCACCTATGACTTTATCTTTAATGCATGGGGCAACAAATTTGAAGCCAATTTAGACAATACCATCACCCAACAACTCTTTTATCAAGGCTATCTTCAAGGTAAACTCAAAAGCTTAGATTTTGTGCTAGAAGGCGGAAGCATCGACAGTAACGGTCATGGCGTCATGCTCTCAACAGCATATTGTCTTTTTGAAGAGAACCGTAATCCTGAGCTTTCCAAAAAAGGAATTAAAAAAACCTTGAAAAAACTCTTTGGACTCAAAAAACTGATTGTTTTAAAACATGGCGCACTGATGGGCGATGACACCGACTCACACATTGATACCCTAGCACGATTTATCAACAAACATACCATCGCCTATGTCAAATGCTACGATAAAGAAGACGAACACTATGAAGAGCTTCAAAAGATGGAAAAAGAGCTTAAAAAAACAGGCTATGACCTGCTTGCTCTCCCCCTGCCTTCTGCCAAATACTTTAACAATCACCGTATTCCTGCAACCTACATGAACTTTGTGTTGATTAACAACGCTGTGTTGGTTCCAACCTACTCTGACCCATGCGATGAAGCGGTGCTCGAAACGTTTAAAAACTACTTTCCCGAGCGTGAGGTTGTAGGCATTGAATCCTCTGTACTGATTCGAGAGCATGGCAGTTTACATTGTGCTTCGATGAATATCTACAAAGAACGAGATGACGCCTAATGACATTACAAAAAAAAGCGACCATCGTCTCAAGTGCAACGGCGACACTTTTAATTATTATTAAACTGTTTATTGGTCTTTTAAGCGGTTCGGTGGCGGTTTTAGCTTCTGCCATCGACTCAGTTCTGGACTTAATCGTTTCAGCCTTTAACTACTTTGCCATTGCCAAAGCCGAACAACCTGCCGATAAAACCTTTAACTACGGTAAAGGAAAAATCGAAGCCTTAGCTGCGGTCATTGAGGGAACGATTATTTGTATGTCGGGACTTTTTATCCTCTATACGGCGATTAAAAAGCTCTTTTATCCTGAGGCACTCTCACACCTAAGCAGTTCCATTTGGGTGATGCTCGTCTCTTTCATCCTTACAACCATGCTAGTTGCTTTTCTTCACCATGTAGCAAAAAAAACACACAGTATGGTCATCGAATCTGATGCCTTACACTATAAAACCGATGTCTTAAGCAATGGCGCCATTTTGCTCTCTTTAGTGGCGATTCATTTTACAGGCTTTGAGATGATTGATTCGATTATGGGGATACTTATTTCGCTTTATATTATCTACTCGGCGTATGAGCTGATTAAAGATGGGGTTTATATTTTACTGGACGCTTCTTTGGAAGAAGAGATTGTGGAAAATATTCAACGCCTTATTTTAGCGGAAAAGGAGATTAGCGATTTTCATGACTTAAAAACACGAAGGTCTGCCAACACCTACTTTGTCGATGTTCATTTAGTCTTTAGCCCTGGTATTTCTCTGCTTCGAGCGCACCATGCAGGGGATAAAATCGAAGACAATATCAAAGCACTCGCTCCTGAAATTGAGTGGGTCATCAACGCACACCTTGACCCCTATGATGATTCAAATACCGACACGCTTTTACATGTAAAAAAGGATTAATCCCTTTTACATGTAAAGAGCTATACGATACCCAATAAACGACAATCCCCACGCAATGAGTGTCGTAAACACAAACAAATAGGCTAAGTATTTGTAACTTCCACTCTCTTTGGCAAAAACAATAGAAGCAGCCATACACGGCAAATAAAACATGACAAAGATAATAAACGAAACCGCAGAGGCAAAAGGAATCTCTTTTTGAATCACCTCAAGCAACCCCTCACTCTCCTCATCGACCTCAGCACCTAAGGCATACAAAACCCCTAAAGTTGAAACCACCACCTCTTTAGCCGCCAAACCACTCTCTAAAGCCACCGTCATCTTCCAATCCAACCCAATGGGTGCAAAAAGCCCTTCGGTAGATTTGCCAATCATCGCTAAAAAACTCTTCTCCAAAAGCATTTTGGCTTGTTCATTTTCAAGACTATCTTTTGCTTCATCACTTTGAGCTAACTCTATTTTTTGCGCATACTCTGCTTCAATTTCGGGATATTTAGGATAATTACTCGCAAACCAAATCAGCATCGAAGCACCCAAAATAAACGTTCCCGCCTTTTGCAAATACAAAATCGCCTTAATCGCCACCGTATGCCAAATAAGTTTTAACGAAGGTAAACGGTACTTTGGCATCTCCATAACAAAAGGCTCATCCACCCCTTTAAAAATAAAACGCTTTAAAAATTTTGCGGCGATAAGCCCGACAAATGCCCCTGCGATATAGATGAGAAAAAGTACATTGCCCGCTTGCTCTTGCGAAAAAAATGCCCCAACAAAAAGTACATACACAGGAAGTTTCGCCCCACAACTCATAAATCCAATGATAAAAAGCGTCACCAATCTGTCTTTATCGTTTTTAAGCGTACGTGCGCTCATGTACGCAGGAACGGAGCATCCAAACCCCGTCACCAAAGGGATAAAACTCTTTCCATGCAAACCAAAACGATGAAAAAAACCATCGAGCAAAAACGCAACCCGAGCCATGTAGCCTGTGGTTTCCAAAAGCGCAATGCCTAAAAACAAAATAACAATGTTAGGTAAAAACATCACCACAGCACCCACACCAGAAAGTGCGCCATCTGCGAGCAAGGAACCCAAAGCGCCCTCTCCAAAAATGGTTTTAATATACGCACCCAAAGCCACAAAAAACATATCAATCCATTCCATAGGAATAGAACCTAGCTCAAATGTCAGCTGAAACAAACTCCACATCAACACAACAAAAATAGGAATCCCAAAGACTTTGTGAATTAAAATTGCATCAATTTTTTCAGTCATACTTGATGTTAAACACTTTTTACATGTAAGCGTTTCAAGCACCGCACCTTTGGCAAATGCCGCACGCTCTTGTGCAAAAATCTCACGCACATCTTTGCTCTCATGGTGCAAATACAGATGCTCCAACGCCTCTTTTAAAATCAAAGAGAGTTCCAACCATAAAGGCTCATCTCGCATCTGATGGTACGTTTTAACATCTTCTTCCAAAAGTTTTAAGGCAATATCACGGTATGCAACAGCACTTTTATAGCGCTTTTCTTCTAAGAAAAGTACGATTTTTGCAACTTCTTCTTCCACAACATCACTGTAAATTAACTTTGATTTTTCATGTGGAAATTGGAACATATCAATCGCACGGTTTAAAAGCTTTCCAATGCCTTTTTTCGTTGCCGCAGAAACCTTGACACAAGGAACACCCAAGATGGAGCTTAACTGCTCATGGTCAATGCACATCCCCTCTTTTTGCGCTTCATCCATCATATTCAATGCTACAATCATCTTTTTATCAAGCTCTAACAACTGCGTCGTTAAGAAAAGATTGCGCTCCAAATTGGTGGTGTCCACGACGTTAATAATCAAATCATACGGCTCATTTTCCAAAAATTCTTTGGTCACTCGCTCATCTTGCGTGTAGTCATTTAAAGAGTAAGTTCCAGGCAAATCGACAATCTTAATGCTATGCCCTTGCGCTACAAAACGCACCTCAGCTTTTTCAACCGTC carries:
- the acs gene encoding acetate--CoA ligase, whose protein sequence is MSQLFEPNRALSKQARIKNMCEYKELCIQADEDFEGYWDKLAREKIEWFKPYDRVLNEDNAPFYKWFEGGKLNVTHQCLGRHLNSRKNKAAIIWEGEDGTRRIITYLQLFYRVNRLANLLRNKFGIQKGDRVVLYMPMIPEAAFAMLACAKIGAIHSVVFGGFSADALRDRIQDAQAKLVITADGAFRRGKPYMLKPVVDEALREGCECCEKVLIVQRNFEDIEYVRGRDYVYNEIVMQESKYCEPEWMDAEDPLFLLYTSGSTGKPKGVQHSSAGYILWAQYTMEHVFDVKENDTFWCTADVGWITGHTYIVYGPLAMGATTIMYEGVPTFPDVGRWWSMIDEHRVNQFYTAPTAIRLLHKEGADAPSKYDLSSLKVLGTVGEPINPDAWMWYYEQIGGGKCPIVDTWWQTETGGHMITPLPGATPIKPGSATFPLPGIKAEIIDENGNPTPKGEKGFLCITKPWPSMIRNIWGDSDRFVKSYFGDCKKDGKPVYFSGDGAMYDDDGYIVITGRTDDVINVSGHRIGTAEIEAVLGHHENVAEVAVVGRPDPIKGEGIFAYIVIKGTDSISEEVYMIQELNKLIVKEIGNIAKLDAIRFVPGLPKTRSGKIMRRILRSIAKKEPITQDISTLEDPSIVEKIQNLVQF
- a CDS encoding cation acetate symporter, with translation MKWGILFFTLSSVLFAADAQFSGKRDLNVSAIVMFLIFVLATLGITYWAARRTKTAKDFYTAGGGITGFQNGLAIAGDYMSAASFLGISGLVYMKGFDGLIYSIGFLVGWPIILFLVAEQLRNLGKYTFSDVASYRLKQTPIRTLAASGSLATVALYLIAQMVGAGQLIQILFGMDYEYAVVMVGILMILYVTFGGMLATTWVQIIKAVLLLSGATFMAIMIMYKVGFSFESLFAKAVELKKTNAIMAPGGLVSDPISAISLGIALMFGTAGLPHILMRFFTVSDAKEARKSVFVATGFIGYFYILTFIIGFGAVVLLTGNPEYLDTIKGGIIGGGNMAAIHTSHAIGGNIFLGFISAVAFATILAVVSGLTLAGASAVSHDLYSNVFARGRADEVTEMKVSKYSTIALGILAIILGIAFEKQNIAFMVGLAFAIAASANFPILFLSMFWGKLTTKGAVWGGGLGLLTAVVLVVLSKAVWVDILGYKTAIYPYGNPAIFSVTIAFVGIWLFSLMDNSEDAKREHAAYEHQFIRSQTGIGAEGASSH
- a CDS encoding DUF485 domain-containing protein, which encodes MSENIYDKVKTNPKFAELVQKRSRFAWKLAIVMLVVYYAFILVIAFSPHLFAIKIGEGVTTVGIPIGIGVILIAFVLTGIYTQRANGEFDDLTHQIKEELRGAK
- a CDS encoding response regulator transcription factor; translation: MKILLLEDESMLRSSIEEYLEGLGHKVIAFGNGEEAYSAIAEGVFDLLILDINIPKMNGLALLKALNEAEKAYPTIFISANVEIDDISRAFELGASDYLKKPFHLKELGLRIDKIKKAYEIKHLQHVILSSKYVFSKEEQMLFYNNNVQILTKKQLQIVTLLCENIGVVVDFEKFRSYVWNDEPVDNATIRAEISRFRKLLKEDFIINLKGVGYKIERYYPEKKG
- a CDS encoding sensor histidine kinase, which gives rise to MLLRDKNNKSIKQINLMALLFAALFAFVFAGFIIINEYLSFKAENEALKVRYKEEQHKSALANLRLLSDIVRYRFEQSKHEEEGVIEKKVLEDVRALMAHLAAHHYIFIQKEQGQLLYTSSEYPTETPLNESVVRENFEPLALVLGSGVQMQGIEDVLSHNEKAYEDKIIDFVLKIYMLTLFLYLVSTIEYRYVSELIGREIRFIIASFKKASLNYEFIDTSKIKFKEFQEIVAQANVMIEQIKSQNGALVGLNSSLEEIVVQKTHALKQSVEYTKELLEKQDRFIKNAIHEINTPLSIILMNIDLYNLKYEKNRYLLKIEAAVKVLDNIYGDLEYIVKKDRVVYEKTMVDFSSFLMQRVAYFEDVAEGNKLEIKTEIASDLFIVFNEIELQRICDNNISNAIKYSYENNAVEVRLYEEKDAIVFSVENCGEMIRSPEKLFDRYYREDVARGGFGLGLNIVKEICDMHGVGIEVMSNEERTRFLYRFKKEKDEDFTA
- a CDS encoding agmatine deiminase family protein produces the protein MKRRIPAEWEEQEALLVVFPPKQSDWAHSIKEIHQTYVEFIGKIARFQKCLVICEDKTALANLLPNLQNIELIEMPTNDTWIRDFGGINIYKNHKRRTYDFIFNAWGNKFEANLDNTITQQLFYQGYLQGKLKSLDFVLEGGSIDSNGHGVMLSTAYCLFEENRNPELSKKGIKKTLKKLFGLKKLIVLKHGALMGDDTDSHIDTLARFINKHTIAYVKCYDKEDEHYEELQKMEKELKKTGYDLLALPLPSAKYFNNHRIPATYMNFVLINNAVLVPTYSDPCDEAVLETFKNYFPEREVVGIESSVLIREHGSLHCASMNIYKERDDA
- a CDS encoding cation diffusion facilitator family transporter, which translates into the protein MTLQKKATIVSSATATLLIIIKLFIGLLSGSVAVLASAIDSVLDLIVSAFNYFAIAKAEQPADKTFNYGKGKIEALAAVIEGTIICMSGLFILYTAIKKLFYPEALSHLSSSIWVMLVSFILTTMLVAFLHHVAKKTHSMVIESDALHYKTDVLSNGAILLSLVAIHFTGFEMIDSIMGILISLYIIYSAYELIKDGVYILLDASLEEEIVENIQRLILAEKEISDFHDLKTRRSANTYFVDVHLVFSPGISLLRAHHAGDKIEDNIKALAPEIEWVINAHLDPYDDSNTDTLLHVKKD
- the feoB gene encoding ferrous iron transport protein B, which codes for MKEFVIALVGQPNVGKSMLINAIADARLRVGNFSGVTVEKAEVRFVAQGHSIKIVDLPGTYSLNDYTQDERVTKEFLENEPYDLIINVVDTTNLERNLFLTTQLLELDKKMIVALNMMDEAQKEGMCIDHEQLSSILGVPCVKVSAATKKGIGKLLNRAIDMFQFPHEKSKLIYSDVVEEEVAKIVLFLEEKRYKSAVAYRDIALKLLEEDVKTYHQMRDEPLWLELSLILKEALEHLYLHHESKDVREIFAQERAAFAKGAVLETLTCKKCLTSSMTEKIDAILIHKVFGIPIFVVLMWSLFQLTFELGSIPMEWIDMFFVALGAYIKTIFGEGALGSLLADGALSGVGAVVMFLPNIVILFLGIALLETTGYMARVAFLLDGFFHRFGLHGKSFIPLVTGFGCSVPAYMSARTLKNDKDRLVTLFIIGFMSCGAKLPVYVLFVGAFFSQEQAGNVLFLIYIAGAFVGLIAAKFLKRFIFKGVDEPFVMEMPKYRLPSLKLIWHTVAIKAILYLQKAGTFILGASMLIWFASNYPKYPEIEAEYAQKIELAQSDEAKDSLENEQAKMLLEKSFLAMIGKSTEGLFAPIGLDWKMTVALESGLAAKEVVVSTLGVLYALGAEVDEESEGLLEVIQKEIPFASAVSFIIFVMFYLPCMAASIVFAKESGSYKYLAYLFVFTTLIAWGLSFIGYRIALYM